One part of the Odontesthes bonariensis isolate fOdoBon6 chromosome 15, fOdoBon6.hap1, whole genome shotgun sequence genome encodes these proteins:
- the cracd gene encoding capping protein inhibiting regulator of actin dynamics isoform X1, translating into MFPKVLLQWCAAISSCAAEIAERRRQGKFQPFRRLFGKKKKREAKGCFDGAELKASYSTGEVCNGVVSDDEESNQNLRALNPIGSRALSHDSIFIPEEPMKEPGLDHSMSQENVSDKVRNLQKQIAQGIKFGQRPSSLRKSEGDEGSSDEEEVPRSPLKVLAQVEAEPPKTEPKVQGAHTSGQHSTPVKSPRSRRVLSPTGTIESINLDAVPQSVLRLDNTAAKHKLSVKPKNQRVSRKHRRFTLDLQEVSLQDDLEAAGVSSNEQRRASVEESRESMKKQRLYEAERHEARRRRELEEQRLREEEEERKKKAEELRLEEERCRRKQQEEEERRMREEAERRRGEEEERRIRGELERRRQEEAERRKREEEERAIREEEEQRRREKEERIRKLEEERKMREEEERRQRAEEERRRREEQRKEEERRKQEEEARRQQELEAEKKRKQKEEEEKRKKNEEAETLRMREIEQKKKMEEERMKKEVERRKMYLEENNGGSEEQERKRRAEELRWKEMEERQRPFSFKVSSGEKQILFQKVNLTPVTPASTHQITAAAAADQREGAKASSPEGPDSPNLPASPYVPHTAILVTGAQLCGTAVNLDQIKDTACKSLLGLGEDRKAQGTPQAKSKTSPDRKSGKTKSLNESVLTTDQSSAAVLAEWASIRSKIFKGVEDGKYDDYVDPANRNPPQPGSEEQSPFAHTNLRKTMSASAKFSITTAKKKFGDSNRNSEVFSPEDKEAGEEAALSESPTAASTAPTSKPQNRTSKTVRIVERGSDECMFAKDLPSFLVPSPGDGPDKPELKSRLQSETETSDSKEEGEERGQDSDDKPSPFGIKLRRTNYSLRFHSEQSTEKRKKRYSAGDSFDGVPSPLTPIEPDSDASSVFSDKSSPTSPQTEGAVSKYLFASASPAIHRGKLGKSTSPTAHHDGDKLLSKPPLYKRPTTSPKPSGVVPTPPSSPLPKVVPRTPCDDIGQRTGSPDSLTQEQTSRSEEPLVVAQLHRSSQGQVPEEEPKEKRSFFPSLNMPWREKTDRKTEVIRKEKPSLQSRHSLDSAKVQEKEAGPLWITLALQKQKGFREQQQNRDDRRSQREAKLSEKQIRERDSVALVSPTESKRSGSISPSSKPQTPEEPKRPDSLLGRFERREVLKKANTLPSSVTVEIADSTPSPPAAKDVSKRFPSSDSPQVCTEPAWLALAKRKAKAWSDCPQIIK; encoded by the exons ATGTTCCCTAAGGTTTTACTGCAGTGGTGCGCAGCCATCTCGAGCTGCGCTGCTGAAATAG CAGAGAGAAGGCGACAGGGCAAATTCCAGCCCTTCAGACGACTGtttgggaagaaaaagaaaagggaggcAAAAGGCTGCTTTGATGGGGCAGAGCTAAAAGCCAGTTACTCTACCGGAGAAGTGTGCAATGGAGTCGTATCTGACGACGAGGAGTCTAATCAAAATCTAAG AGCGTTGAATCCCATCGGATCTCGAGCTCTCTCCCACGACAGCATTTTCATCCCAGAGGAGCCGATGAAGGAACCTGGACTGGATCACAGCATGTCTCAGGAAAACGTTTCAGATAAAGTTAGGAACCTGCAG AAGCAGATAGCACAGGGTATAAAGTTTGGCCAGAGGCCTTCATCGCTACGAAAGAGTGAGGGTGATGAGGGCAGTTCAGATGAGGAAGAGGTTCCCAGGAGCCCTCTGAAGGTTTTGGCCCAGGTAGAAGCAGAGCCACCAAAAACAGAGCCAAAG GTCCAAGGAGCTCACACATCTGGACAGCACAGTACCCCAGTGAAGTCCCCGAGATCCAGACGAGTTCTTTCACCGACTGGTACAATCGAGTCCATCAACCTAGACGCCGTCCCTCAGTCTGTTCTTCGCTTGGATAACACCGCCGCCAAGCACAAACTTTCGGTCAAACCGAAAAACCAGAGGGTTTCTCGCAAACACAGACGGTTCACACTG GACCTCCAAGAGGTATCACTGCAAGATGACCTGGAGGCAGCGGGCGTCTCCTCGAATGAACAGCGCAGAGCATCTGTTGAAGAGTCCAGAGAAAGCATGAAGAAACAAAGACTCTATGAGGCGGAAAGACATGaagcgaggaggaggagggagctggaggagcagaggctcagagaggaggaagaggagaggaaaaagaaagcagaagAGCTAAGGCTGGAGGAGGAAAGGTGTCGTAGAAAAcagcaggaagaagaagagaggaggATGCGTGAAGAAGCAGAGAGAaggaggggggaggaggaggaaagaagaATCAGAGGGGAATTAGAAAGGAGGAGACAAGAGGAGGCTGAGCGAAGaaaaagagaggaggaggaaagagcaatcagagaggaagaggaacaaAGGAGGCGAGAGAAGGAAGAACGGATTAGGAAGTTGGAAGAGGAAAGGAAGATgcgagaggaggaggagcgtcGACAGCGAGcggaagaggagaggagacgaCGGGAAGAGCAGAGGAAAGAAGAGGAAAGGAGGAAGCAAGAAGAGGAGGCAAGGAGGCAACAGGAGCTTGaggcagagaagaagaggaagcaaaaggaggaagaggagaaaagaaagaagaacgaggaagcagagacactgAGGATGCGTGAGAttgagcaaaagaaaaaaatggaagaggAGAGGATGAAAAAAGAGGTGGAGCGTAGGAAGATGTATTTAGAGGAAAATAATGGTGGCTCTGAAGAGcaagagagaaagaggagagcTGAGGAGCTGCGCTGGAAGGAGATGGAGGAGAGACAGAGACCTTTCTCTTTCAAAGTCTCCTCTGGAGAGAAACAGATTCTCTTCCAGAAGGTCAACCTTACACCTGTCACGCCGGCCTCCACCCACCagatcactgctgctgctgctgctgatcaaagagaaggagctaaagcttCCTCCCCCGAAGGGCCAGACTCACCCAACCTGCCAGCATCTCCATATGTCCCCCATACAGCCATCTTGGTGACAGGCGCTCAGCTATGTGGGACAGCTGTCAATTTGGACCAGATCAAAGACACTGCTTGCAAGTCCCTGCTGGGTTTGGGAGAGGATAGAAAGGCCCAAGGAACACCCCAGGCAAAGAGCAAGACCTCTCCGGACCGCAAGTCTGGAAAAACCAAGTCTCTCAATGAGTCCGTGCTCACTACAGACCAGTCCAGTGCAGCTGTGCTGGCAGAATGGGCGAGTATAAGATCTAAGATATTCAAGGGAGTGGAAGATGGGAAGTATGATGATTACGTAGATCCTGCGAACAGGAATCCGCCTCAGCCCGGCAGCGAAGAGCAGTCTCCGTTTGCTCATACGAACCTCAGAAAGACCATGTCCGCCAGCGCCAAGTTCTCAATCACCACGGCAAAGAAGAAGTTTGGAGATTCCAATAGGAACTCTGAGGTGTTTAGTCCAGAGGataaggaggcaggagaggaagCTGCTCTATCTGAGAGCCCCACTGCAGCCTCCACAGCTCCAACCAGTAAACCTCAGAACAGGACAAGTAAAACTGTCCGGATCGTAGAAAGAGGGTCAGACGAGTGTATGTTTGCCAAAGACCTCCCATCATTCTTGGTTCCCAGCCCCGGAGACGGACCCGACAAGCCAGAGTTAAAGAGTCGCCTTCAGAGTGAAACAGAGACGTCTGACAGcaaagaggaaggagaggagcGGGGACAGGACAGTGACGATAAGCCCTCTCCTTTCGGAATAAAGCTGAGGAGGACTAACTACTCTCTGCGTTTTCACAGTGAACAGTCCacagagaagaggaagaaaCGCTACAGCGCTGGAGACAGCTTTGACGGTGTCCCTTCACCTCTAACCCCCATTGAGCCAGACTCTGATGCCTCCTCTGTCTTTTCTGACAAATCAAGCCCCACTTCGCCTCAGACAGAGGGAGCGGTGAGCAAGTACTTATTCGCATCCGCCTCCCCCGCAATACACCGGGGGAAGCTGGGTAAGTCTACCAGCCCCACGGCACACCATGACGGTGACAAATTGCTCTCCAAACCACCACTCTACAAAAGACCAACGACATCACCTAAACCTTCTGGTGTAGTCCCAACACCACCTTCATCTCCGCTACCCAAGGTAGTCCCTCGCACTCCCTGTGATGACATAGGCCAGAGGACAGGGAGCCCGGATTCATTGACCCAGGAGCAGACCAGCAGGAGTGAGGAACCATTAGTGGTGGCTCAGCTGCATCGGAGCAGCCAAGGCCAGGTTCCAGAAGAGGAGCCAAAGGAGAAGAGATCATTCTTCCCCTCTCTCAACATGCCCTGGAGAGAGAAGACGGATAGAAAGACAGAGGTCATCAGGAAAG AAAAACCGTCCTTACAGAGCAGACACTCACTGGACAGTGCAAAGGTCCAGGAGAAGGAGGCCGGGCCCTTATGGATCACACTGGCTCTGCAGAAGCAGAAAGGCttcagggagcagcagcagaatcGCGATGACCGTCGAAGCCAAAGAGAGGCCAAACTGtcagaaaagcagatcagagagagagacagt GTTGCACTGGTGAGCCCTACAGAGAGCAAACGGAGCGGTAGCATCAGTCCGTCTTCCAAACCTCAGACGCCAGAGGAGCCCAAGAGGCCCGACAGCCTCCTTGGACGATTTGAGCGCAGAGAGGTCCTGAAAAAGGCCAACACTTTACCCAGCTCTGTCACCG TGGAAATTGCCGACTCTACACCGTCGCCACCTGCTGCCAAGGATGTGTCAAAGCGCTTCCCCTCCAGTGACTCTCCACAGGTGTGCACAGAGCCAGCCTGGCTGGCATTGGCTAAACGAAAGGCTAAAGCCTGGAGCGACTGTCCTCAGATCATCAAATAA